The sequence below is a genomic window from Schistocerca nitens isolate TAMUIC-IGC-003100 chromosome 4, iqSchNite1.1, whole genome shotgun sequence.
acaatggaaaaaagCAATATTCTTTGAAAATCACCGGTTCATGCTGCTACTCAGTAATGAAAACTGATACTTCTGTGGACAAAACTACATGTTACCAATGGACTAGTGATGAACGATGTATCAAATGTCCATGTTATATTTTGTGGGTTGCAAGTAACACTAGCTGTACTCTGTATAAATTACACAATTGCATTAACATTCAAAATGTAGTTTAGGTACACCAGTAATGTGTTATATGACTTGCCAACATTCCAGTCAAAGTACAAAAAATATAcaagtattattttaaaaataagcaCAAATATctatgaaaatctcattatgaacaGTATGTTTACACCAGAAACAAGGCAAAATGGCCAGTGATTGATTGTAAACAGTGTGACAAATTTTTCCACGTAGGCCTTACGTCCAATAAAGTAATTGTAACAGAGATGGTTAAGCACTAGGTAATAATTGTAGCAGAGATGGTTAAGCCCTAGGTAACAGTATCATCTTATGAAATAGAATTCTAATATTTTCTGTTATGTAAATACGAAATGACACTAGTTTCATACTGGGACGAGAAACGATATTTctaccaacaaataaaaatttgtcttCATTTCCATCCAGTTTCGGCAGATGGTGCACAAGACGGGCCACGAAATGAACACAGTAAGAAATCCATATTGAAACATTTGTCGTTCTGAATTTACCAGCATTCACAAACAATACTATTACATTACTCCTGTTCCCCACGGAAATTCACCAGCAAAATCGTTCATTCATTTGCGTAGCTTGATCCCAATACTTATAATACTGAACGCAACATCGAAGGGCTATAACTTGTCAGAAACGTTTTACATACCACAGGAAGACTGCTATCCGTCGAAGAAGCAAAAAGGGATCTTCTACCATAAGATGAAGAGTTCATTGTTATTCCCCTGTTGTTTGTTTAACAGCATATGTTTACCATAATCTTTATAAGCCGTACGGAACCCATAACTCTAGTCACCACAAACTGTCGAACGACGAACAACCAAAACAAGCAATTTAAATTTGTGCGCCGCAAATCCAGAGTGTCATAAACAAAAGCGGGTGCGAAAAACTTAACAGACAGGTTGCTGTAATCATGGTTCCCTCGTTCTGATCTTTTGCCCAGCATTTTACACTCGCGTCGTTTGTTAGATTTCCTCCTacagcaaataaatataaaatttcttcTCGACACGCCGCTTTGAATTGTGTTCCCAAGGaggtgtgtacgacattcataaGATCTTTGCTAGTATTTGACACCGCTGTGGACGGCTTTGATGAAATAAAATCTGTGAGAAGTTTGATGGCGTCAAATTTTGAAAGTTGGTGTAGTTACTGTAGTAGTTGTTCGGCATTCAGATGCTGTTGTATTTACTGTGTGTTTTCGTAGCCTTCTGTTGATATGGCTTTGGTTAATGAGCATACGGGTAATCCTACAACACCACAGTCTCAAACTCATGGCATAAATAAATCGCTCCTTACTCCTTGCAGACGTGTAGGCCTCAAAAGAAAATCTCCCACTGTTTCTCCCAGTTGTTCTTTTGTAAGTGGTCAAAATTTAAGTACACctgataaaaatgagggaagtgaTGAATTACTGTCAAAGGCGAAATGTGTGACACCACACAGTTTCAAATCTGCAGAAACCCCTAAGAGAGACTTTACGCCGAAAAGAGGTGAAGGCCCACAGAAAACTGTTACAAGCAAAAAAGAGCATCGTGTGAGGCGGAGAGGCACGCAGGCGCAACTGCGAGACGCAGTTGAAAATGAAACTGTAAGCCCAGACGTAGATAACCGTAGTTCGCAAACTGATGTTACAGAGATTGCAAACAGTACGAGTGTTGATACTGATTTCGAAATAGTTTACGATCAGAAAACACTGGCCGATTTAGAAAGAAATGTAGCGGCGAAAGAGGATAAAGTGCAGTCGCTGAGAGTTGCTCAGCTCTATCGGAAAAAGGCAAGCGAAACACGTTTGTTATATCTGTTGTTTAAAATTTAATGTGGATTGCCTGGTTCCACAGATTTCAATAACAATTTTATAAGACTATACAATATTGTTGCATGCTAAATGGTAACAAGTTACCgtcaaaatgtttcatttcattgtaattgcaaTAGCTGTTCACTTTGAAATTGCTTAAAAGACACTCTTACATATGCAAGATAATCATAATATTCATCAAATCATCACCCCCAGCCCGCTCTGGTTTTGCACAGTTGTTGAACTATAATCACATACTAGTTAAGTATAATAAATATTTCAGGTAATGGCAAGGCTATATTCTACTTGGGCTTTGTgtactgggaaattttgttaatctATAGCTAAAAGTAATTACTTTGTGTGGTATCTTATGTACTACAGCCCTATTGCTTAATTTTTACAATCTGCCATTGTTCTTGTTTGCAGCATGATTTGACAAAGCTAAGGGAATCCATCTGTAAATGGAAAGCTGGATGTCAGAGTGCTCTTCAGGATTTATTAGAAATGACACATGAACAAGGACATAAAGTAACTATGATGCAGCTGTTGTCACATCTTGGAATACCACCTACTTTGATAGAATATGAACCCGAACAGGATGAATTTACATGAAAGCAACAGTATTACACAGGGGAGCCTATACACTCAGTCTTTGTAAATATGATAGTTTAATTGTTTAGCATAAGTAATTATGTTGCCAATTATAAATATGTATTTTGAAGGATAACTACCTTATTTTATGTATGAatatgaaggaaaaaagaaaaatacaattgAAATTATTCTTATGAATTGCGTAATACTTCCAGTAGGAATGAAAAAATTTGTCATGTAAAATGTCTATTTCTGTCTGTTTAGTTCTTCGCAGCATTCAGAACACCAGCATAGAACCTCTCAACATTTCAGAGtaacaaaaaacatttttattgaaatgtTGAATTTTGT
It includes:
- the LOC126251776 gene encoding uncharacterized protein LOC126251776 — encoded protein: MALVNEHTGNPTTPQSQTHGINKSLLTPCRRVGLKRKSPTVSPSCSFVSGQNLSTPDKNEGSDELLSKAKCVTPHSFKSAETPKRDFTPKRGEGPQKTVTSKKEHRVRRRGTQAQLRDAVENETVSPDVDNRSSQTDVTEIANSTSVDTDFEIVYDQKTLADLERNVAAKEDKVQSLRVAQLYRKKHDLTKLRESICKWKAGCQSALQDLLEMTHEQGHKVTMMQLLSHLGIPPTLIEYEPEQDEFT